The following is a genomic window from Oreochromis niloticus isolate F11D_XX unplaced genomic scaffold, O_niloticus_UMD_NMBU tig00002015_pilon, whole genome shotgun sequence.
TAAAAGTTAAGTTCACTTAGTTAGATTAtacaatttaaataaataaatgtggtgAATAATTGTTTAAATTATGTATCTTCAGTTGCTGCAACTCTGTTATTAGTACATTCAAATGATGATGCATTATTACCACCTACTGGTAGAATATGGCGATGAAGCTCATCAGCtattatttgaaataaaaactcACAAAGTGTTgatttttaacagaaaaaagtaTCACTGCTTAACCTTGAatgtttttaggtttttatttCCCATCTCTGCTGATATCAGATATCTGATGTccacaaaataataatataaaaaaacatcTGACATCAAGTCAGTATCTGATTGGTGCTCTTATAAAAACCTTTCACTAAATATTAAAAAGCCAAAAGAAGTCATTGATTTCAGGTGACAGAGAGGGGCGCTCAGGCCACTGGAATCTGGAGGTGAGGAGGATGAGGGGGTGCTAGCTTTATATTTCTGGGAGTCACCATCAATAAGGTCGTTAAATGGACAACGAACGGCGCTCCTCGTATAAAACAGGCACAACAGAGACTTTATTTCTTCAGAATACTGAAGAAGGCCCACCTATCTGCAAATCTATTAGAGCATTTCTACTCTCAATATAAAGCATCCTGTTGCACTGTATAACTgtctggtttgggaacagctcAGCAGTAGACAGAGAAACTCTCCAGTTTCTCCCCCTCTGCTAAACGGCACAGGTTACTGAATTCACCCACTGCCAGATGAAAGAACAGCTTCTATCCAACAGCTATCActcaactgaaccttttatccCACACAGGATAAACCTTCTGTCATGTCAGGTTCCGTGAAGCACCAGGAGTACAAACACTTCCCTTGACATATGGTATTTATCATAACCGAGGCTCAAATTGGACCCAGAAAGCAGACCCAGAAAAGCAATAAgaatattaaaatgtttattttcaacacacaagaaaagatTAAACAGGACAGAGGACTAAAAGAGACTGGCTTAAACTGAAAAACATGGAAAGTGGAATGGATCTCAGCAGCAGGCAACTTTGACCGTACAGCAACAGGACTGATGATGTTTTCAATCTAAGGACCTGAGAATCAGGGAGCCGGTTTCTTAGACATGCACTTCAAAGCAACGTCCCTAGAGGACAGCCAGAACCTCTGACCTACTGTGAAACAGAGCCGAGGACCCCCTTTTGTCAGCAAGGCGGTGGTTGTGTTGAGCAATGTGAAGGAGGGCTGATTTCGTCTGCCTCCAAACCCTGCAGCAGTGATTGAGGTGCACAGGAGGTACAGCGATCCCCCTCTAGAGTCAATTTgaggtgtggtgcttgcatttAGAAGGTTTTGCTGTGAATAGACAACATGGGGTCAAAAGAGCTCTCCATGCAGGTGAAACAAGCCATGCTTAAGAagccaaaacagaaaaaacccaaaagagAAACGGCTACAATATTAGGAGTGGCAATTTCTACACTTTGGTATTCCTGAGAGGCAGTGTGGGCATGGCTGCCAGTGGCCCAGAGActtagtgtttattgatgatgatgtgacacaggacaggACAGAAGCAGCTAAATTAAttctgaggtgttcagagacataCTATCTGCTCAAATCTAGCTAAATGCAGTCAAATTGATTGGGTGGGGTTTCATAATTTAGAGGGGCAATGTTGCGACTTTCATCCATAAATAAAGCCGCGACTGGCTGAGTTGGTTGTGTCCCTGTGACGCGCCTCCAATAATCCATAATGAGTCGTACTTGTACTTTGCGCATTTAttttaagaacaaaacaaaaacagacattaGCGCTTTCAATCAATTTACTAATAGCGCATGGATTAACTGGTGTGCCAAAAAATGACGGTCAACAGAAAAGTTTGCCCACAAACCACTCACCCAACACACCTGCTGCGAACACCGAGATCAGGTAAATAGACTGTGACCACACCCCCATGCAATCACCTGAGATGCAGGTAAAGCTGTACACCTGTGCCAccataacaaataaacaaaacataaacattgaCTTTGGCTCTTACAggcaatgacccaaaacatataGGCAAAGCAACCTGgcagtttattaaagcaatgaagtggaatattcttgaattaccaagtcagtcacctgatcttaaCCTGATTGAGCATGCGTTTCACCTGCTGAAGACTAAACTGTAGACAGAAAtgccctcaaacaaacagcaactgaaagccactgcagtaaaggcctggcaaagcattaaaaaaaggaggaaactcAGCATCTAGTGAAATCTAtgagttcaagacttcaggctgttGTTGCCAGCAATGGTATTTCAATGAAGAAAAGAAcattgttttattaattttgtcCAAATACTTTTGAGCCCCTgaaatgatgtgtttgtgttaaaaagttaatgttaaaataaatataaataaataaataaataataattaataaataaaaataaataattaaatagttaaaaagtCCTTGGTTCCtcatatatttatgtaatcttTTAGTTCACTAAACTAAAATAAAGCTGAGagtctgcacttcaactgcatctgagatgtttcatttaaaattcattgtggTACATACAgaacaaaattagaaaaacaattgtctctgtccaaatatttgtGTACCTAACTTTaactctctctcctcctccactACAGGCCTATCTCCCTTTGAAGGATTTCTAGGGTAAAATGGTATATGGCCTGTacttgtatagcactttacttagtccctaaggaccccaaagcgctttacactacattcagtcattcacacactggtgatggcagctacattgtagccacagctgccctgggacacactgacagaggcgagactGCCAGACACTGTCGCCACCGCGCcccctgaccaccaccagtaggtgaagtgtcttacccaaggacacaatgaccgagactgtcggagccggggctcgaaccggcagccttccgattacaagacaaactgccaactgtTGAGCCAGCCGCCAACCACCACTCTTCCAATCCATCTAAGCCAACCTCACCATGCCATCCATTCAGCATCACGTAAAACGGAGCTGGCGGATTAGGTCCTCTGTCCTGGACTACGAGCCTGGGAAAAAAGGTATGGCTCTCAGCTAAGGACATACCCTTAAAAATCTTTGGCATGCACCATGCCTCATTGGACCTCATAAAATCGACTACAACATCTGCCCTTCTCTTGTGAAAACTCAAGCTACCTTCATTCCTTCACATCCACCCGGTGTTTCATGTTTCCAATACAACAAACCCACTCCTTCCAGCCCATTGCCCTTCCTGCCTCTCTGCTCATCTTAAAACCCTGCAAAAGGTCACAAACAATCAGCCTCTTGGATCattctcagcacagttctctCTTTCACCGTCCTGCTAAACAAGTAAGAAAATCAGTTGCTGTGCTTCACCTTTGCTTCACTTACCTCTTACCTTTGAGTCACTTACCTCTGTGTTAGTACTTACCAAAATATTGCCTCTTGCCCCTCTGACAGATGACCTCGcctgagaaaacaaaataaaacaaaaaaaccttaaaatggCTGCAACTGCTGTGCTCCCTAAATTAGTACAAATGGGGGGAAAGGAGAGTGGGCATGTTAAATATTAGTTAGAGTTTCTTAAACTTTCACtcttagaaagcattctgtttCAAAGTGAGCACTTCAAAGACATGATGTTTGTGCAGGTCTCCACTCCTTCCTTCTCATGTTAGCCAGCCACTGGTTCAGTCTCGCTGCTCCATCATCACCTTTAGTAAAACGAGAGGCTCAGAAGCAACAAGAGTATTGTGTGAAAAGAGATctgaataaacaacaacaaagcagaCCCCCCCCCGGCTGTGTTGTGTTCTTGCACTAGAACACAactgattgttctttatttttatctgaATCTTCCCACAGCAATGGTAAGAAGTTAAACAAGCAGTTttgacctcacacacacacacacacacaaaatcacatACGCACATGCTCACGTCACTgaacaaatgtattcattttccttgtgtataaataaagagaagTGCAAAAACAGAGCAGATCATAgagcccccactctggtgtgagcgctCTGTGATcgcccttgcaagtaaaaactgcagcgtctgtgtgtttctacccttagactcttagctgaagaagtgtcatttaaaataaatgtcttGACAGTGATTCAGAACATACACCAGTTAGTGCACATCAGAACAAAATGTGGGCATTTGTCATGAAAACTGTGCAGAACATTAGGAAATAAATATACTGTGCAGCAAGACTAGCAGCATAAAACCAGTTTACCTTCATCACTCCAGGCATGATGTTACACTGTCCCAAATATACTCATGGTCCAAGTGAGGAAATGAAATATTTGCTTTTGAAGGAATCCTTTAAAAGCCAAAGATCCTTTTTTATGGATGATGTTTGGTGAGTATTCATGCATGCATCATCCATTAATGTTTGGGAAGAGGGGCTGATTGACTTTGTCAGGACTGTTTTTCCCAAAAAGCCACCAACATGAAACTTTGACAAGCCTTATGGCCAACTCAACCCAACAGATCTTTGATGTGTTAAAGCCAAAAACCTGCTACAAGACACAATCAAGAGGACTGATGAGAAAAGAAAGTGAACTAGCTTTTCATCAAATTTAAAGAGCACCGTTAGATTTAGCTCATTTAGCTTTGTTAGTGAGCATACATGTAGCTTACAAATAAGTAAATTCAATTAAGGGAGGGAAGAATGAACTTGAAGGCTGAACTCCAGGACAAACTAGGGAGCTTGAAAGGGAAACAGCAGTTAGTTTGGCTGCTGCCACAGCCGCTCCTTAAATACCTGCTCTTGATGACACACTTAATTATGAAGCTGGTGCCTCCATGAAGGTGAGAATTTCACTCCCAACCACTGAATAGACAAGATTGTATCCACAGCTGCTATAATTGTGCCTTTTTGTCAATGCTGGTACAAACCCTGTTTGTGCTTTATTGATCCATTTGCAGAGGTTTGAAATTTCTTTCAATAAATCTCAGAAAATCAGCTTGGTTTCAATGTTTACATTATTTTTCCACAACAACAATACAAAGATATTATTCGTAGCTGACATATTGCACTTTAGACTACTGACTATATTACGTGAGGAAATACAAGAATAACTCTGAATGCAATTTGATTCATTGAATTTGTTTATTGAAAATAACTTGAAGACAGACAAgaacatttgttgttttttaaagtttctttattttgtgCCAAATTAATAAATGAGTGGTAGAAGCTACCGTTCACAGATGGAAAATGTAAAACACTCACTTGCCACTCTATTAAGAACATGTTGCTTTTTGATCAATGTGACGGACCAAAAAGCAACAAAGTTATTGTACCCAATTGATCCCTATGAGCGACTgtggagaggaaaaactcccttttaacaggaagaaacctctggcagaaccaggctcagggagggcggccatctgcctcgACCGGTTGGTGAATAAGTGAGTGTTTTTTAtgcatattaaatatttaattactgtaaatgttatattaaatatttaaatgaaatacaTACTTACCTGAAGCAGACGTGATGTGGGAAATTTCTGAAAATGCCACACAGAAATGAGCAGCCTTCAAAGTGGTTACTTAATTTGAAGGCTGCTCGTGTATGCTGTGTGGCTTACCTGTGTCTATTTCTGAAATACGTCTCTGAGTCTTCCTTCCACCTCACAGCGGGATTTATGCGAGACGCTTTCTACCCACATCTTTTTGAAGTTCTTCTGTTTGACCAGGTCTTTTAAGATGGCCTTTCCATGAGCTCTGCAGAGAGAGGCATTGTTAATCAGCACTTTAGTTTCTAAGTAAATGCAGAGAATTTATCAAAAGAAAGTCAAAATAGAAATATCAGCCTATAATTGTTAAAAGTTCACACTGACCTGACTTCAGAGGAAGCATCCTGACACACTAAACTGACAGCCAACAGGAAGTATTTGGTGAAAGTCTGTCCTGCAGACAGAACTTTCTCCGCTCCCATGAATTCATTGATCATAAGAAGCCCCAGTGCGGCACCAGCTCTCACGAGAACGCTCTTAtgtctgaggaaaaaaaacacagacaaatccATTCAGCGTGTTTGTTTTTCACCTGATCTGATTGTGATGCTGGGGTCACAGATACTCTTCACAGGTGTGAACTTACTTCAAACCATGCTTCTTCAGGCTAGTTATAAAGCGACTCGGGCTACAATGATGAACCAGAGCTGTCAGAGCTTCGTGGGCATGTTGCTGAATGAACTCATTGGCATTTGCCCTTGCAAACACCTGGAGTAGACTCTCACAGGTTAAATCAGCTGCTCTGTCCATCCTCTCTTTGAGGTGAACACACAAATATACCACGGTGTCCAGTGCCGCACAGGACACACAAGAGCGATTGTTTTTAATCTAAAGAATCAGAGGAAATTTAAGCAGTTAGAAATCAAACCTGTTACAAAACTGCATGAGACAGGGCAAACATGGACAGAAGAGAGTGGCAAAAACACAGATGTAGAGAAAAACAGCTGGTATACCTCTTGTGTCACCGCCAAACAAACTTTACGGAGGTTTAATAACTCCAACTCATCTTGGTGAAGCCGCGCCAGGGTGCGGATGTATCGTAGCCCCTGTATCTTTGGGATATAAACCActaggaagaagaagaacaatataacatatttgaccacttttaactGATTTTTCTAACTAACACTAAAGTTAAGTTTATATatctaatttctagtaagtggcccaggcCCTCCTATATtgttatgtatgtggccctcagtgaaaaaagtttggacacgcCTGGATTACACGATGAAGTTGATATATTTAACTAGATGGCAAACAAAGGTTCCGTGTGTTAAAGGGACTCACTAGCTGTCAGAAGATTGCAGTCAGACTCCCCTCCAAACCCCAGTGCATAATCCTAGCTACGGTGGCCACTGTAGGACAAAACAATTCTGGCTGCTGTTCATCTGTATCAGATGCAGGTCCCCCAtactatgggctcaaaatgtggtcataaatattttttacttgtaaatcaggatttgtatgtgtaaaaaaaaaaaaaagatttgtgtgtggacttggcaaaaaaacaaaaaacaaaaacaaaaccctgcaagttacaagtatgaatttttgaccctatttttcttcctttcatctgattggtcaatgtcatgtcaatcacaaatgtaacaatccaatcagagaacacaTGGGTTTGACTGTCGGAGGGTCACTTTTTGAACTGGAaacaaacaggatcctggcgtaggttcctggggagtccagatgctgcaggatgaagTGTAGAGCCATGTTGATAGCATCGTCTACAGACCTGCTGGCTCTGTATGCAAGCTGCAGGGGTCCAGGAGGGGGGCCGTGAGGGTCTTGAGGTAGGAGAGAACCAGGCGCTCAAAtgacttcatgaccacagatgtcagagccacaggtctgtagtcatttagtccAGTGATCATAGGTTTCTTGGGGACAAGGATTATGGTAGAGGACTTGAAGCAGGCAGGCACATGACATGCCTGCAGTGAGGAgttgaaaatgccagaaaacactgggacCAGCTTGTGTGCACAGTGTCTGAGGGTGGCAGGAGACACACCGTCTGGGCCAGGAGTTTTCGAGCATTCAGACTCTTAAACTGCTTCCTCACATCTGCTTCATGAAGGGTTGTAGTgggagaaggtggtgtgaaATCCTCCTTGGTGTGGGGTATGGAGGGGGGTGTTGTAGGTGAAGTGTTTGTTGGTGGCGATGGCTCTATGGAGGGGGAGAGGTGGGGGGCCGTTGGAGGTGCTTGATGGCTCGTCACAACGGCAGAAAAAGTCGTTAAGGGTGTTGGCCAAGAGCAAGTCATCAGTGGAGTGGGGGGGGTCAGGCTTGTAGTTGGTGATATTCCTAAAACGTTTCCACACAGAGGCCGAGTCATTCTCTgagatctgctgctgcatcttcTCAGAGTGCTGATGTTTAGCAATGTCCACTTCTTTACTGAACCTGCACTTGGCCTCTCTGTAGTGGTTCctgtctctccttctcttttccAGCCACAGCTTTTGGAGTTTAGGAGTAAACCAGAGTTTGTCATTGAACGTGTTTGCTCATAACCACCTGTTGTTCAGTGTCAAATCTGCGATAACTTCAGGAAAAAATGAGGATGTTTATACACACGTGTATAAACATGTGTGTAAAAATTGTAAATCCACATTGAGGACATTGGCAGCCTAATATAAGGAGGTGGCATCACGTCACCCAAGTGACTCTCTGCCATCTATTCATGGCAGAGAGAAAGTATGGAGAATACAGAGTCATACAATTTACATTAATTGTTTGTTTAGACAATTTTAGATTCTAaggaattaattttttttttgtcttgtttccaTGCATCTTAGCTGGTAGATCGGTCTTGGCAGGGAGAGATGAAAGATGGATACTGGCTGGGGCAGGATAACCCTGGTGTCTACCTTGAAGAGAGACAAGCTCTGAATGAGGACTACACAAATTCAGGCTTTGACTGTGGTCACCTCAACCCCAACGGACACCATGCAGGTAGTCGAGGACggattgtgtgtttttcaggaggGTAGACAGTAGATGGCAGTACAGGACTGGGGAGCTGTTCTTGGCTGCAACAGCTGAGGATAGATAGACTTAACTAATGAACAGCATCTCCAGCCTTACGTTTCAATGTTTTCTGCTAAACGTGCCCACAATTGATAATTTTCTAGAATATTTTAATTGCTGAATGAAAATGACTAACCCACTTTTTGACTCATCGAGGCTCCCATCTTTTCTTTGGACTGAGAAACTTTAAGCTTGTccttcttttccttctctcctGCAGTCCCTAGTCGCAACGCCACTTTCATCCTCACCAATGTGGTTCCTCAGAACCCCAAGCTGAACAAGAATGCCTGGAGGATCCACGAGTCCCAGCTCACCGAGCTTCATGTGGCTTTAGGATGGTTTCTGGAGAAGTGCCCTAAGGCCTACGTGCTGGTCGGTGCCATTCCTTCTGCAGACAGCTGGATTGTTAAAAACAATGTTAAGCGTGTCAACATCCCAGACTACCTGTGGAATGCCTACTGCTGTGTGGACAACAACGACAGACCCATTCAGAGCAGCGCTGCCAGagcaaaaaacacagagaacaacTTGGCAGCAGTTTATCGCACAGCCAGTGGGAGAGTTGTTTTACAACAATTGCAGATATAAAAGCAATGATGACAGTAAAGGAAGGCGAGAAGGTTGTGCAGTCTACAGTACTGTAATGTACACACTCGGCCCAAGCGAGAGCCCGTGGTGAAgacagagcaacaacagcagtcTTAAACCTGTAATTAAACTGTAAATGCTGTCATACAGTGAATAACCTGGAAATTGGTGATTAAACTGACTCTCAGGAGGTGTTATATTAGCTACATTTTAAGCTGACATAATAAAATGTTACATATAAACCTACAGCTTAGACTCGCAAAGTAAAGTTTAGATTGAAAACCATTATGAGAAAGGCCAAGCAAAgcttaacattttttatttaaagacatttaaaatgctTCTTCAGCGCACAGCAGCAGCTGAGGATAGATAGACTTGAATAACAAGCAGCATCTCCAGCCTTatgtttcaatgtttttttcaaGACATGCTTGTAATTAATAATTTCCTAGAATATTTGAAGTGATCAATGAAAATGACTAAGCCACTTCTAGACTCATCGAGGCTCTCACCTTTTATTTGGACTGAGAAACTGTAATCTTGTCCCTCTTTTACTTCTTACCTGCAGTCCCTAGCTTCAACACCACCCAGACGAATGTGGTTCCTCAGAATCCCAAGCTGAACCAGAATGCCTGGAGGATCCACGAGTCCCAGCTCACTGAGCTTCATGTGGCTTTAGGACCACCCACATGTTCCAATACTGAGTTTCCAGTTCCAGTCAGGTCAGGGATGACCCTCTGTTTGGGAGACTgcactcatttaaaaaaaagaaaaaactatgacaaaaaagaagaggaaataaTGATACAATCACAGACTTATGAGTGATTCAAACTGCCTGAGCCCAGCTGAGGCTCAGCAACTCTTCATATACATACTGTTAGGTACATATGTTtttcaacactgacacaagttttttttttttttttttttttttacctgtttactgaaacatatGCCAATTATAGTTATATAATGGTCATGGACATGATATGTAGACTCTCAGGTTCCACATTCAAATTGGATGAAGTGCTTAAGTGTTTTAGCTCCTTAACATGTGCCACCCTATTTTTGAAGGGAACAATAGTTGAACAATTGACTCAAATGCAGGTGTGGGCAGTTCCTTCATTATGTCATTATCAGTTAAGCAGACAAAAGGCCTGTCGCTGATTTTAAgtgtggtgcttgcatttggAAGAGTTTACTGTGAACAGACAACATGCGGTCAAAGGAGCTCTCCATGCAGaaaaacaagccatccttaagtTGCAAAGAAAAGCCAGCACAGTTTAGGAAAAAgattctttggacagatgaaatcAAGATTATCATCTACCAGAAGGATGgcagaggcagtgtgatggcTCGGTCATGACTGGCTGCCAGTGGGACTGggacactagtgtttattgatgatgtgacacaggactGAAGCAGCCGAATGAAGTCTGAGGTGTCCAGAGACATATGTCTGCTCAGCTAAATGCAGTCAAATTGATTGGGTGCTGTTTTACTATATAGATGGACAATGACAAAAATATGCATTCAAAGGAAGTCAGGAGTTTAATAAATCAAAGCcactgcagtaaaggcctgacagagcattaaaaaggaggaaacccagcatctggtgatgtccatgagttcaagacttcaggctgtcattGCCAGCAAAGCATTTTCaaccaagtattagaaatgaacattttattttcagttctttaatttgtccaattacttttgagtcCCTGAAATGAAGGGATTGTGTTTGTTATGCAATCTTTTTGTTCAACCCACTTAATtaacatacagggagtgcagaattattaggcaaatgagtattttgtccacatcatcctcttcatgcatgttgtcttactccaagctgtataggctcgaaagcctactaccagttaagcatattaggtgatgtgcatctctgtaatgagaaggggtgtggtctaatgacatcaacaccctatatcaggtgtgcataattattaggcaacttcttttcctttggcaaaatgggtgaaaagaaggacttgacaggctcagaaaagtcaaaaatagtgagatatcttgcagagggatgcagcagtcttagaattgcaaagcttctgaagcgtgatcatcgaacaatcaagcgtttcattcaaaatagtcaacagggtcgcaagaagcgtgtggaaaaaccaaggcgcaaaataactgcccatgaactgagaaaagtcaagcgtgcagctgccaagatgccacttgccaccagtttggccatatttcagagctgcaacatcactggagtgcccaaaagcacaaggtgtgcaatactcagagacatggccaaggtaagaaaggctgaaagacgaccaccactgaacaagacacacaagctgaaacgtcaagactgatCTCAAGAAacgccaagaaatatctcaagactgatttttcttaaggttttatggactgatgaaatgagagtgagtcttgatgggccagatggatgggcccgtggctggattggtaaagggcagagagctccagtccgactcagacgccagcaaggtggaggtggagtactggtttgggctggtatcatcaaagatgagcttgtggggcctttttgggttgaggatggagtcaagctcaactcccagtcctactgccactttctggaagacaccttcttcaagcagtggtacaggaagaagtctgcatccttcaagaaaaacatgattttcatgcaggacaatgctccatcacacgcgtccaagtactccacagcgtggctggcaagaaagggtataaaagaagaaaaactaatgacatggcctccttgttcacctgatctgaaccccattgagaacctgtggtccatcatcaaatgtgagatttacaaggagggaaaacagtacacctctctgaacagtgtctgggaggctgtggttgctgctgcacgcaatgttgatggtgaacagatcaaaaccattgactgtagaaaacatggacgactcgacagctccccaaaaatgaagccaaaacgtctctatcgccccctggtgtctggctgcagtataggtcataaaccccgcctcctccatgttagcggatgggactggggtcagactaaaataaatttattctccttagataatttttttccaaagattctttcttttgttatcaatagttctcatcatgctcattgatgtccaaggggtctcctttcccataagtttgattctaattgaTTCTAACACCAACTCCCAGGTTGTCACTGAAAGCTTCCACAACCTTTGTTTGGAAGCTGGATTTTTTGAGGCTATCAGCAACTGCACTGACATTTCTGTGCACCCCTACAGAGAGGTTATCAGATCCATCACCTCTCAGCCAGGTCACAGCATTTTCTACCAGAGCAGGAAAGGCTGTCAAGTAGCCCTCATGACCCAGGACCACAATCCTTCCACTGCCGTACAGAGAGGCAGCCATCAGCACCTGACCTCGGCTGTTCATTGCTAAAGGAAAGGCATGGTCTCCAATCAGCACCAGGTCACAGGGAACATAGGGTCCCTGTAGGTCCAGCTCCTTCAGGCCTTTCATCAGGGAGGCGTAGGCCTCTTCATGTTGGTTTTTGAATGATCGGTTAGATGACATAGTGTAGAGGATTTATACTCTGTAGACTAATGAAGGAGGTGGAGGTTGGGATGCAGAAAGAAGAAGTTGTTAACCCATCAGGTTTTATAGTTTTTCTTACATATGTATCCGAAGTTGAGTTGACGGAATAAAAACGCACAGTAAACATAACATTTGAACTGTTACTAGTGTGTTACAAGTCAAGACTCAGCAAACTGTCAAACTGTAGctggtgaaaaaataaaaagctgttcTCCACTGATCTCATTACAACCAAAGacaacttaaaaacacaaagcattTTTACCTGGAAGTTTTCCTTCTGTGGTATTACTCTGTAGCACAACACTTTTAAAGACAA
Proteins encoded in this region:
- the LOC109199167 gene encoding uncharacterized protein LOC109199167, giving the protein MKSFERLVLSYLKTLTAPLLDPCSLHTEPAVVYIPKIQGLRYIRTLARLHQDELELLNLRKVCLAVTQEIKNNRSCVSCAALDTVVYLCVHLKERMDRAADLTCESLLQVFARANANEFIQQHAHEALTALVHHCSPSRFITSLKKHGLKHKSVLVRAGAALGLLMINEFMGAEKVLSAGQTFTKYFLLAVSLVCQDASSEVRAHGKAILKDLVKQKNFKKMWVESVSHKSRCEVEGRLRDVFQK
- the LOC112844894 gene encoding endonuclease domain-containing 1 protein-like; amino-acid sequence: MKDGYWLGQDNPGVYLEERQALNEDYTNSGFDCGHLNPNGHHAVPSRNATFILTNVVPQNPKLNKNAWRIHESQLTELHVALGWFLEKCPKAYVLVGAIPSADSWIVKNNVKRVNIPDYLWNAYCCVDNNDRPIQSSAARAKNTENNLAAVYRTASGRVVLQQLQI